In the Leishmania panamensis strain MHOM/PA/94/PSC-1 chromosome 30 sequence genome, one interval contains:
- a CDS encoding DNA ligase I, putative (TriTrypDB/GeneDB-style sysID: LpmP.30.3410), with translation MHQTTLDRLFVPVASVGGSNEADNSRKATKKVTTASNREDRKRPREEEKVASQCVSSTPTSDTATGRRTRWNEPTNAYYAQHVAEYKALIANVPPPTATSMAKLFQESTFDPVTTFESVWLPPRAPAALPTAGALEPVPFAAVVDVLADISATGSRLECLKQLTFLLLAVIERCPEDLVPVMYLVINKHAPQHEGVELGIGDAVLVKAVAECCGMTESRTKEEYRQSGDLAEIAQMHKQKQSTLMKPKALSARSVFKSYREIAMMSGKDVVRRRSDLIKGLLRDAQGPEVNLIVRGLQQKMRIGLAEPSALAAVGYAFALHFVGSAQMHTMSEVQLQTLLNSGADSLARIFYEVPSLDVVLSAVLASGFMILVPGSCIAKVHAKELSIRPGLPVKPQLAHPTSGITVILDRLQGKKFTSEYKYDGERAQIHYSKDNGFHIFSRNSETHTGKYPDVIAILPNTFDAAEVQSFIIDAEVVAVHPETGALQAFQVLQHRGRKNIAEKDVSISVCLFVFDLLYLNGEPQLNKTLQQRRELLWRYIRPLPAKLCFAAYLDSDDVEDVQKFLEKSIADGCEGLMVKTLEEEATYTPAKRSHYWLKLKKDYMDGVTDTLDLVPIAAFYGKGKRTGVFGGFLLACYDPKADEYQSICKIGTGFQDEELEKLTQSLKPFVVHDKPRYYRAGGEEPDVWLTEAQVWEVKAADLSVSPVHQAAVGLVDPNKGIALRFPRYVRQREDKNPVDATNTQQVAEMYKAQSLAVQHDASGDAEWAVTRTETP, from the coding sequence ATGCATCAAACCACCCTCGACCGCCTCTTTGTGCCTGTGGCCTCAGTGGGTGGGTCGAACGAGGCCGACAATTCGCGTAAGGCAACAAAAAAGGTAACTACCGCTTCAAATCGAGAAGATCGAAAGCGGCCccgcgaggaggaaaaggtggCGAGTCAATGCGTATCAAGCACTCCGACCTCGGACACCGCCACTGGTCGGCGGACAAGGTGGAATGAGCCGACGAATGCCTACTATGCACAACACGTTGCAGAGTACAAGGCGCTGATCGCCAATGTGCCGCCGCCCACGGCGACGTCCATGGCGAAGCTCTTCCAGGAGTCCACCTTCGATCCTGTGACGACATTCGAGTCAGTGTGGCTGCCTCCCCGGGCTCctgccgcgctgccgacCGCTGGTGCATTGGAGCCGGTGCCGTTTGCAGCAGTAGTCGACGTACTGGCAGATATTAGCGCCACCGGCTCGCGGCTTGAGTGCTTAAAGCAGCTCACCTTTTTGCTTCTCGCCGTAATCGAACGATGCCCAGAGGATTTGGTGCCGGTGATGTACCTGGTGATCAACAAgcacgcaccgcagcacgaAGGCGTGGAGCTAGGCATTGGGGATGCGGTACTGGTGAAGGCGGTAGCTGAGTGCTGCGGCATGACGGAATCCCGCACCAAGGAAGAGTACCGGCAAAGCGGCGATTTGGCAGAAATCGCGCAGATGCACAAGCAGAAGCAAAGCACACTGATGAAGCCGAAGGCGCTCTCCGCGCGGAGCGTGTTCAAGTCGTACAGGGAGATCGCGATGATGAGCGGCAAGGatgtggtgcggcggcggtcagACTTGATCAAGGGGCTGCTGCGTGACGCACAGGGGCCGGAGGTGAACCTGATTGTGCGCGGGCTGCAGCAGAAAATGCGCATCGGCCTTGCCGAGCCGTCCGCCTTGGCAGCCGTCGGGTACGCCTTTGCTCTTCACTTCGTCGGTAGCGCGCAAATGCACACCATGAGTGAGGTGCAGCTCCAGACGCTGCTGAACTCCGGGGCCGACAGCCTCGCTCGTATCTTCTACGAGGTGCCGAGTCTAGACGTGGTGCTGAGCGCGGTCCTAGCGAGCGGCTTCATGATTTTGGTGCCCGGTAGCTGCATCGCGAAAGTGCACGCCAAGGAGCTGTCGATTCGGCCTGGGCTGCCGGTGAAGCCTCAGCTGGCGCACCCGACAAGCGGCATCACCGTCATCCTGGACCGTCTGCAAGGCAAAAAGTTCACGTCGGAGTACAAGTACGACGGAGAGCGCGCCCAAATTCACTACAGCAAGGATAACGGCTTCCATATCTTTTCCCGCAACTCCGAGACACACACTGGCAAGTACCCTGACGTCATCGCGATATTACCAAACACCTTTGACGCTGCCGAGGTACAGTCTTTCATTATCGACGCGGAGGTAGTGGCGGTGCATCCGGAGACCGGGGCCCTGCAAGCCTtccaggtgctgcagcatcgaGGTCGAAAGAACATTGCGGAGAAAGATGTTAGCATTTCGGTCTGCTTGTTCGTGTTTGACCTATTGTACTTGAACGGAGAGCCGCAGCTGAATAagacactgcagcagcgccgggaGTTGCTCTGGCGCTACATCCGTCCTCTCCCAGCAAAGCTGTGTTTTGCAGCGTACTTGGACTCTGACGACGTCGAGGACGTGCAAAAGTTCTTAGAGAAATCCATTGCGGATGGCTGCGAAGGACTAATGGTGAAGAcgctcgaggaggaggccaccTACACCCCTGCCAAACGCTCGCACTACTGGCTAAAGCTGAAGAAGGACTACATGGACGGCGTCACCGATACGCTGGATCTCGTTCCCATCGCCGCTTTCTATGGCAAGGGCAAGCGAACTGGCGTGTTTGGCGGTTTCCTGCTCGCGTGCTACGATCCGAAGGCGGACGAGTACCAAAGCATCTGCAAAATTGGTACTGGTTTCCAGGACGaagagctggagaagctcaCACAATCACTAAAGCCCTTCGTGGTACACGATAAGCCGCGCTACTACCGcgcaggtggagaagagccgGACGTGTGGCTCACTGAGGCGCAAGTGTgggaggtgaaggcggcggACTTGTCAGTGTCGCCAGTGCACCAGGCGGCCGTGGGGCTTGTTGACCCCAACAAAGGCATTGCGCTGCGCTTCCCCCGCTACGTGCGACAGCGCGAGGACAAAAACCCTGTGGACGCGACGAACACGCAGCAGGTGGCTGAGATGTACAAGGCGCAGTCCTTGGCAGTGCAACACGACGCGAGCGGTGATGCTGAGTGGGCTGTCACACGGACAGAGACGCCCTGA
- a CDS encoding hypothetical protein (TriTrypDB/GeneDB-style sysID: LpmP.30.3420), giving the protein MGTYLSLLVHKRPRECVSSDSSIADDCSASDAAPFSPSSLSCLLLSLRYRCASPDRIGSEVCRYIAEDGAMRRTYGCHAHIYETDTADESHGVALAWRVDEFAAPLSALSLLSLCRVANSCRKKTLVTTPNGEAVVLAYTAVL; this is encoded by the coding sequence ATGGGCACatacctctccctcctggTACACAAGCGACCAAGAGAGTGTGTGTCGTCCGATTCATCCATCGCAGACGACTGCAGTGCCTCCGATGCGGCGCCTTTttcaccctcctctctctcatgccTGCTCCTGAGCTTGCGATATCGCTGCGCTTCACCAGACCGTATTGGGTCGGAGGTGTGCCGCTACATTGCTGAGGATGGGGCGATGCGCCGCACGTACGGCTGTCATGCACACATCTACGAGACGGACACTGCGGATGAGAGCCACggcgtggcgctggcgtgGCGTGTCGACGAATTTGCTGCGCCTTTGTCAGcgctttcccttctttcgCTGTGCCGCGTGGCTAACAGCTGCCGCAAGAAGACCCTGGTGACCACGCCAAACGGCGAGGCAGTGGTACTGGCCTACACTGCTGTTCTGTAA
- a CDS encoding hypothetical protein (TriTrypDB/GeneDB-style sysID: LpmP.30.3430) has translation MASLAALEKEVADLKRIRVFNETVRTGVERILASLPLPDEKDAATKVRILLLRSQAMLLLPRVSREAEKDLNSALKLQPGSATTWVELSECLLRRNAFKEACEALDNALRVNPAHTEALCKYSQIQRNRCGEEGVTPEQRKVYLEDAVTKARAAVSTNVDDPDAWNTLALSLLSKVTLEGMTFDGVRKALAAMQQAQRKCPEDPDVPYNKAVLESLLGHFGAAAMDYWKAHSLDNERLRGTRHLSEENAKVLLRAQSRMKTSNSIGKRDFKKICTRIEQTHRKYTQNTSAKVVGVVDIITAPAMQPVTLLVSDDKENFGLLLLHEVRATHFKIGDIIAYPVATPVEVITHNVVACPGVEAEPLNLTLTHAYPNPRAILVNGQPLPSSAHVPLQMTSRLFA, from the coding sequence ATGGCATCTCTCGCAGCGCtagagaaggaggtggccGACCTGAAGCGAATTCGCGTCTTCAACGAGACGGTGCGCACCGGTGTCGAGCGCATCCTGGCGAGTCTTCCGTTGCCCGACGAGAAGGACGCGGCCACCAAGGTTCGAATTTTGCTACTGCGTAGTCAAGCAATGCTGTTGCTTCCCCGCGTCTCgcgagaggcggagaaggatCTTAATTCGGCGCTGAAGCTGCAACCCGGTTCGGCGACGACGTGGGTCGAGCTGAGCGAGTGCCTGCTTCGTCGGAACGCCTTTAAGGAGGCCTGTGAGGCACTTGATAATGCGCTGCGCGTAAACCCGGCGCACACCGAGGCGCTATGTAAGTACAGCCAAATCCAGCGCAACCGCtgcggtgaggagggagtgaCGCCTGAGCAGCGCAAGGTGTACTTGGAGGACGCCGTGACCAAGGCCCGCGCTGCCGTCAGCACCAACGTGGACGACCCAGATGCATGGAACACACTggcactgtcgctgctgtcgaagGTGACGCTAGAGGGCATGACGTTTGACGGCGTGCGCAAGGCGCTGGCAGCAATGCAGCAGGCCCAGCGGAAATGCCCCGAGGACCCTGATGTGCCGTACAATAAGGCCGTGCTGGAAAGCCTTCTGGGCCACTttggtgcggcagcgatggaCTACTGGAAGGCGCACAGCCTCGACAATGAGCGCCTCAGAGGTACCCGTCACCTCTCAGAGGAAAACGCGAAGGTACTGCTGCGGGCACAGAGTCGAATGAAGACGTCCAACAGCATTGGCAAGCGCGACTTCAAGAAGATCTGCACCCGTATCGAGCAAACCCATCGAAAGTACACCCAAAACACCTCCGCCAAAGTTGTCGGCGTAGTGGACATAATCACAGCGCCCGCGATGCAGCCTGTCacgctgctggtgtctgATGACAAGGAGAACTTTGGGCTTCTGCTCTTACACGAGGTGCGCGCTACACACTTCAAGATTGGCGACATCATAGCGTATCCTGTGGCGACTCCTGTCGAGGTTATTACTCACAACGTCGTTGCATGTCCGGGGGTCGAGGCTGAGCCGTTGAATCTCACCCTGACCCATGCGTATCCGAACCCCAGGGCCATATTGGTGAACGGGCAGCCACTGCCCTCCTCTGCGCATGTGCCGCTGCAGATGACCTCTCGCCTCTTTGCGTGA
- a CDS encoding zinc-binding protein (Yippee), putative (TriTrypDB/GeneDB-style sysID: LpmP.30.3440), translating into MVKRLRTRLAAPSGGEGGFGCAFCGAHFCITEDIVSDNFRGRHGKAFLVSRCENTYYGHQEEKQLMTGLHRVRDVFCSNCDQYVGWGYDFAVDEREMYKMQRFVLERQLIRSIAHGQLRGALGYSIPEGNITFSLPVAQ; encoded by the coding sequence ATGGTGAAGCGCCTTCGCacgcgcctcgctgcgccaagtggtggggagggcggcTTTGGGTGCGCATTCTGTGGTGCTCACTTCTGCATCACTGAGGACATCGTATCCGACAACTTTCGTGGCCGCCATGGCAAGGCTTTCCTTGTCTCTCGCTGCGAGAACACTTACTATGGCCATCAGGAGGAAAAGCAGCTGATGACGGGACTGCACCGTGTGCGCGATGTATTTTGCTCTAACTGTGACCAGTACGTCGGCTGGGGTTACGACTTCGCAGTGGATGAGCGCGAGATGTACAAGATGCAGCGCTTCGTGCTGGAGCGTCAGCTCATTCGGTCCATTGCCCACGGGCAGCTGCGCGGGGCCCTCGGCTACAGCATTCCTGAGGGCAACATCACCTTTTCATTGCCCGTCGCCCAGTGA
- a CDS encoding casein kinase 1 isoform 2, putative (TriTrypDB/GeneDB-style sysID: LpmP.30.3450): protein MQASSHRQIRGETESCATGATNKRAQDVLIGGRFRIQERLGGGAFGEVFKGIEVNSGYPVAMKMELTKYDCRSHLNLESRIYKKFNECPVTIGIPKSYYCGRVGDYTVMVMDLLGPCLEDLFDVCHHKFNIKTVCMIGIQIIQRLQYLHSVGYLHRDIKPENFVMGLGANSHVVYVIDVGLSKAWRDSKGKHIPYAEGRSLTGTARYVSINTHQGIQQSRRDDLESVSYMLAYFVRGSLPWQGLKSPKRDVHFERIRDIKIATPPAELCKGCPHQLTDYLAYTRSLEFEAEPNYRHCVELLSAAIRDMGEEYDYCYQWINGSEGESTSDARGSVQSPRVSGAHSGVAVRGSNFMTSSVFMGDSAANEMSKSQPNSNFIEDMQDIYGLNDYL from the coding sequence ATGCAGGCGTCTTCTCACAGACAGATCCGTGGCGAGACTgagagctgcgccaccggtgCGACGAATAAGCGCGCCCAGGATGTGCTCATCGGCGGTCGCTTCCGCATTCAGGAGCGCCTGGGGGGTGGCGCCTTTGGTGAGGTGTTCAAAGGCATCGAGGTGAACAGCGGCTACCCTGTCGCCATGAAGATGGAGCTGACGAAGTATGACTGCCGCTCGCACCTCAACTTGGAGAGTCGAATCTACAAAAAGTTCAACGAGTGCCCGGTGACTATCGGCATCCCGAAGTCTTACTACTGCGGTCGCGTGGGAGATTACACCGTCATGGTGATGGACCTTCTTGGTCCGTGCCTGGAGGACCTCTTTGACGTGTGCCACCACAAGTTCAACATCAAGACGGTCTGCATGATCGGCATCCAGATCATTCAGCGGCTTCAGTATCTCCACAGCGTCGGCTACCTGCACCGCGACATCAAGCCAGAGAACTTTGTTATGGGACTAGGGGCCAACTCCCACGTCGTGTATGTGATCGACGTTGGCCTGTCCAAGGCATGGCGCGACTCCAAGGGGAAGCATATTCCGTACGCGGAGGGCCGATCGCTGACTGGCACGGCACGCTACGTTAGCATCAACACCCACCAGGGCATCCAGCAGTCTCGGCGTGATGACCTGGAGTCGGTTTCCTACATGCTTGCCTACTTCGTGCGTGGCAGCCTACCCTGGCAGGGGCTCAAGTCGCCTAAGAGGGATGTACACTTTGAGCGCATTCGCGACATTAAGATTgccacgccgccggcggAACTGTGCAAGGGCTGTCCCCATCAGCTGACCGACTACCTTGCGTACACCCGCTCCTTAGAGTTTGAGGCAGAGCCAAACTACCGCCACTGTGTGGAGCTGCTTTCTGCCGCAATTAGAGACATGGGGGAAGAGTACGACTACTGCTACCAGTGGATCAACGGAAGCGAGGGCGAGTCCACGTCCGACGCACGTGGGTCCGTTCAAAGTCCGCGCGTCTCTGGGGCACACTCCGGTGTTGCTGTTCGCGGCTCCAACTTCATGACCTCCTCCGTCTTTATGGGGGACAGCGCGGCAAACGAGATGAGCAAATCGCAGCCGAATAGCAACTTTATCGAGGACATGCAAGACATCTATGGCCTTAACGACTACCTCTGA
- the CPC1 gene encoding chromosomal passenger protein, putative (TriTrypDB/GeneDB-style sysID: LpmP.30.3460), with amino-acid sequence MEAMVWSPDVVEDLLFRQFIKDEDISRQLPPAPQVSSENFLEKYDQATKILFSYVRNGPVSALASQNVNTAAIGKHGGGTPLKGFVGRTPATKPAPPESSRSFARTATPTPAPTSRAPSVQKANTSPPPPTKKRQRVEWPTDVPTNQMLKSNSRSKVAHLTAKRVAAQQGVDPDLIFTQNFGDLPLSVIFAPYPKALKSVSAVRNASGDWRTDAFTVEEEAAYKNDLGYVHCGPSQCAHDKWLPS; translated from the coding sequence ATGGAGGCTATGGTGTGGTCCCCCGATGTGGTCGAAGATCTTCTCTTCCGGCAGTTTATCAAGGATGAGGACATCTCTCGCCAACTCCCCCCTGCTCCACAGGTGTCCAGCGAAAACTTTCTCGAGAAGTACGACCAGGCAACGAAGATTCTTTTTTCGTACGTGCGCAATGGCCCTGTGTCGGCGCTCGCCTCGCAGAATGTGAACACAGCGGCTATCGGCAagcacggcggtggcacccCGCTTAAAGGCTTCGTAGGACGCACCCCGGCAACGAAGCCGGCTCCACCAGAGTCTTCACGGTCGTTTGCTCGCACGGCAACACCGACGCCAGCCCCCACTAGCCGCGCACCATCTGTGCAGAAAGCGAACACCAGCCCTCCCCCACCGACCAAAAAGCGGCAACGTGTGGAGTGGCCGACGGACGTGCCTACGAACCAGATGCTGAAGAGCAACAGCCGCTCCAAAGTAGCGCACCTGACAGCGAagcgcgtggcggcgcagcagggcGTCGACCCCGACCTCATCTTTACCCAGAACTTTGGTGACCTTCCCCTCAGCGTCATATTTGCGCCGTACCCAAAGGCGCTTAAATCCGTTTCGGCCGTGCGCAACGCTAGCGGAGACTGGCGCACGGACGCCTTTACTGTTGAAGAGGAGGCCGCCTACAAGAATGACTTGGGCTATGTGCACTGCGGGCCTAGCCAGTGTGCGCATGACAAGTGGCTTCCTTCTTAG
- a CDS encoding hypothetical protein (TriTrypDB/GeneDB-style sysID: LpmP.30.3470), whose protein sequence is MQAFLCAGEDCCVELYHSPGELYPLTSADKAHVRPLHAEPHTRTPEENAWFANETVAEAASKALSDYHRGRLPSLPPANPPAVPTPITEREKTRDALPFTAAELRNVESLLNAVRGSTATRLRQELRQVRVSVAANGLRKEEAPKRQGRKRQRPAAPPTFPAPPAATHRSALAAASLPATEEASMRPRRNPSGGLYARSVTLPAAHSVSEPAPGSCFSPLPTGVREGHATSDGKEDVIPFVQASRRHVLKVLRHEVFENPSRFVLSPVYRFVDIVGAVAVENSNLTTTLSAPHALREGPVEGLSPQLRVLLVPLTERYEHTTGWMVPIKMEGSELAMSLYVNDRPVSLPPNWQLSPSKEAAAVKTAITVDITSLVLSIERELFSLQVIFSGDVTEMEMWRGVIACVLVEEVGLTNLGEHIVSTYRKPRAPVIRRSPLSSCGERGAVAITEASVKIQCPITTLTMEMPVRSIYCEHLQCMELTAVLMQCARQNVWNCPLCGAAMKPEDIIVNYRLRDWIASYSQQGVAQVEYVVETELGSPLKIVYKAVRPEQHSTIEVVDDEGE, encoded by the coding sequence ATGCAGGCCTTTCTTTGCGCCGGTGAAGACTGCTGCGTAGAGTTGTATCACAGCCCAGGGGAGCTTTATCCTCTTACTTCTGCTGACAAGGCACACGTACGCCCGTTGCACGCCGAaccacacacccgcaccccCGAAGAGAATGCGTGGTTTGCTAACGAGacagtggcggaggcggcgtcCAAGGCCCTGAGCGACTATCATCGTGGCCGTCTCCCGAGTTTGCCTCCTGCCAACCCACCTGCGGTGCCTACTCCGATAACTGAGCGAGAAAAGACACGCGATGCGCTGCCGTTCACGGCTGCCGAGTTGCGTAACGTTGAGTCACTGCTGAACGCGGTGCGCGGGTCAACAGCAACGCGCCTCCGACAGGAGTTGCGGCAGGTTCGAGTCTCTGTAGCGGCAAACGGCTTGCGCAAGGAAGAGGCCCCGAAGCGGCAGGGCCGAAAACGACAACGGCCCGCGGCGCCTCCAACCTTTCCGGCGCCACCTGCAGCTACGCACCGTAGCGCACTGGCGGCGGCTTCTCTTCCAGCGACTGAAGAGGCTTCAATGCGCCCTAGGCGTAACCCCAGCGGTGGGCTGTATGCTCGCTCGGTAACGCTGCCCGCTGCGCATAGTGTATCGGAGCCCGCCCCGggcagctgcttctcgccTTTGCCGACCGGTGTCCGCGAGGGGCATGCGACGAGCGACGGGAAGGAAGACGTCATACCATTTGTTCAGGCTTCAAGGCGTCACGTGCTCAAAGTGCTCCGCCACGAAGTCTTCGAGAATCCATCAAGGTTTGTGTTGTCCCCCGTGTACCGCTTCGTGGACATTGtcggggcggtggcggtcgaAAACAGCAATCTAACCACGACGCTGTCCGCTCCTCACGCGCTGCGTGAGGGACCGGTGGAAGGCCtctcgccgcagctgcgcgtgcttcTCGTGCCTTTGACAGAGCGCTATGAGCATACTACAGGGTGGATGGTGCCAATAAAGATGGAGGGGTCGGAGCTTGCCATGTCGCTCTACGTTAACGATAGAcccgtctctcttccaccaAACTGGCAGCTTTCCCCCTCCAAGGAGGCAGCCGCCGTTAAGACCGCAATCACGGTGGATATCACGTCCCTTGTGCTCTCGATTGAGCGGGAACTCTTCTCCCTACAGGTGATCTTCTCCGGCGATGTGACCGAGATGGAGATGTGGCGCGGCGTCATCGCTTGTGTGCTTGTGGAGGAAGTGGGATTGACCAACCTCGGTGAGCACATCGTATCCACGTATCGAAAGCCTAGAGCTCCTGTCATCCGACGATCGCCGTTGTCATCTTGCGGCGagcgcggcgccgtggcgATCACGGAGGCGTCAGTGAAGATTCAGTGTCCCATCACCACGCTCACGATGGAGATGCCTGTGCGGAGCATTTACTGCGAGCACCTGCAGTGCATGGAACTGACGGCGGTGCTCATGCAATGTGCTCGTCAAAACGTGTGGAACTGTCCACTATGCGGGGCTGCCATGAAACCAGAGGACATCATCGTCAACTACCGCCTCAGGGACTGGATCGCTTCGTATTCGCAGCAGGGAGTGGCCCAGGTTGAATATGTGGTGGAGACAGAGCTTGGTAGCCCCCTCAAGATTGTGTACAAGGCTGTGAGGCCAGAGCAACATTCCACAATCGAGGTCGTGGATGATGAAGGGGAGTAA
- the METK gene encoding S-adenosylmethionine synthetase (TriTrypDB/GeneDB-style sysID: LpmP.30.3480): MSLHSILFSSEHVTEGHPDKLCDQVSDAVLDACLASDPFSKVACESCAKTGMVMVFGEITSKAVLDYQKIVRDTIKDIGFDSAEKGLDYESCNVLIAIEQQSPDICQGLGNFDSEDLGAGDQGMVFGYATDETETLMPLTYELARGLAKKYSELRRDGSLEWARPDAKTQVTVEYDYDTREGKQVLTPKRVAVVLISAQHVEHVTNEKISIDLMEKVIKAVIPANMLDAETKYWLNPSGRFVRGGPHGDAGLTGRKIIVDTYGGWGAHGGGAFSGKDPSKVDRSAAYAARWIAKSIVAGGLARRCLVQLAYAISVAEPLSMHVETYGTGKYDDARILEIVKKNFKLRPYDIIQELSLRRPIYYDTSRFGHFGRRDESGKGGFTWEVPKKIVE; this comes from the coding sequence ATGTCCCTCCACAGCatccttttctcctccgAGCACGTGACCGAGGGACACCCGGACAAACTGTGTGACCAGGTGTCTGATGCCGTGCTCGACGCGTGCCTCGCCAGCGACCCGTTCTCGAAGGTCGCGTGCGAGTCCTGCGCAAAGACCGGCATGGTGATGGTGTTCGGCGAGATCACGTCGAAGGCCGTTCTGGACTATCAAAAGATCGTCCGCGATACGATTAAGGACATCGGCTTCGATTCGGCAGAGAAGGGTCTGGACTACGAGTCGTGCAACGTGCTGATTGCGATTGAGCAGCAGTCGCCGGACATCTGCCAGGGGCTGGGCAACTTCGATAGCGAGGATCTCGGCGCCGGTGACCAGGGCATGGTGTTCGGTTACGCGACAGACGAGACGGAGACGCTGATGCCGCTGACGTACGAGCTGGCCCGTGGCCTTGCAAAGAAGTACagcgagctgcgccgcgacgGCAGCCTAGAGTGGGCCCGCCCGGATGCGAAGACGCAGGTGACGGTGGAGTACGACTACGACACGCGCGAGGGCAAGCAGGTGCTGACGCCGAAGCGCGTGGCCGTGGTGCTGATCTCTGCGCAGCACGTCGAGCACGTGACGAACGAGAAGATCAGCATAGACCTGATGGAGAAGGTGATCAAGGCTGTGATCCCCGCGAACATGCTAGACGCGGAGACGAAGTACTGGCTGAACCCCTCTGGCCGCTTCGTGCGCGGCGGGCCGCATGGCGACGCAGGTCTCACTGGCCGTAAGATCATCGTAGATACGTACGGCGGCTGGGGagcgcacggcggtggcgccttcTCCGGCAAAGATCCCTCAAAGGTGGATCGCTCTGCCGCGTACGCCGCACGCTGGATCGCGAAGTCGATCGTTGCGGGTGGGCTGGCGCGCCGCTGTCTTGTGCAGCTCGCGTACGCCATCAGTGTAGCGGAACCGCTCAGCATGCACGTGGAGACGTACGGCACTGGCAAGTACGATGACGCGAGGATTCTGGAGATTGTGAAGAAGAACTTCAAGCTGCGCCCGTACGACATCATCCAGGAACTGAGCCTGCGTCGCCCTATCTACTACGATACGTCCCGATTCGGCCACTTCGGTCGCAGGGACGAGTCAGGCAAGGGCGGGTTCACCTGGGAGGTGCCGAAGAAGATCGTCGAGTAA
- a CDS encoding hypothetical protein (TriTrypDB/GeneDB-style sysID: LpmP.30.3490), with the protein MKTVRLLLQSDRRTRHHMMIDGEINPREWFNWHPKEYQPWYFDRHKFLYEQGQYAAYHHLLCHQAYLKDMEHLTRYPEPRTVIIDCRMSPAKMHRWVPHSMWLPRDEVEYALQLTNDEFQEMYGFPKPAKDDDVILISHNGLASEQAGWEWRKQYYQHVYNYRGGTNELFGEDYQDFVLKDRLDPWKGPYPQKSIFVDKWSKRKVLTRTGPFDREYEMQDFALPDLELEKPRHSDDGPRQNMPYGLQ; encoded by the coding sequence ATGAAAACAGTACGTCTTCTTCTCCAGTCCGACCGGCGCACGCGTCACCACATGATGATCGACGGTGAGATCAACCCTAGAGAGTGGTTCAACTGGCACCCAAAGGAGTACCAGCCATGGTACTTTGATCGTCATAAATTCCTCTACGAGCAGGGCCAGTACGCCGCCTATCACCACCTGCTGTGCCATCAGGCCTATCTAAAAGATATGGAGCATCTCACTCGCTATCCCGAGCCGCGCACAGTCATTATCGACTGCCGTATGTCACCAGCAAAAATGCACCGCTGGGTGCCGCATAGCATGTGGCTGCCGCGCGATGAGGTCGAGTACGCCTTGCAGCTCACCAACGACGAGTTCCAAGAAATGTACGGCTTCCCAAAGCCAGCCAAGGACGACGACGTCATATTGATCTCGCACAACGGGCTGGCATCCGAGCAGGCTGGCTGGGAGTGGCGCAAGCAGTACTACCAACACGTGTACAACTACCGCGGCGGCACGAATGAGCTCTTCGGGGAGGACTACCAGGATTTTGTGCTCAAGGACCGACTGGATCCGTGGAAGGGGCCGTACCCGCAAAAGAGCATCTTTGTGGATAAGTGGAGTAAGCGCAAGGTGCTCACTCGCACTGGTCCGTTTGACCGCGAGTACGAGATGCAGGATTTTGCGCTCCCAGACTTGGAACTAGAGAAACCGCGGCACTCCGATGATGGGCCACGTCAGAACATGCCGTATGGTCTGCAGTAG